Genomic window (Ictalurus furcatus strain D&B chromosome 26, Billie_1.0, whole genome shotgun sequence):
AAGGCGTCTGAAATATTAACAAGCGCAAGAGCTTaaatgtcattaatgtcagtTACAGTTTTAACGttcactgacagacacacaaattatttttttttctacttccgCCTGTGGAAAACTCGCTCAGTCATCACGACATGAGCGAGTTTTCCACAGGcggaagtagaaaaaaaaataatttgtgtgtctgtcagtggaGCTTAACGCATAATTCTCATGGGATCTAAAGTAAAGGTATTCCGGTATAGGTATTCAGCCCTTGAactggtggtggtagcatcatgttcaGAGTTACCCTTGGTGGCCTCTTGGTTgtttctctgactaatcccctgTTTGATAATGAAAAGTATCCACGTAACACGGTGctatcaccaccaccacgtaaaatatagagtagaaaaaAGTGGTTCAAAGTTGCGCCGTATTTGGCTCTTCTCTCGCGCTCAAGTTGATAAAAAGCAGCCCCGCAGCAccatgctgccaccaccatgcttcacagtatGTAGCGAGGAAAAAGCCGCAAGTTCAATAAGcgcggattttgtttttgtctcctGTCACGCGCAGTATCTGCGGGTCCGCTGCAACGGAGGCTCAGAGTTCCACACGCGCTCAGCTAAAAAAGTGCAAGGCTTACTGAACCAGAAGTTCATGTTCGTGGACGGAGATCGCGCCGTGTCTGGATCGTACAGGTGGGTtgattatgtatatatatatatatatatatatatatatatatatatatatatatatatatataaatgtgtatatatatgtgtgtatatgtgtgtgtgcacaaatcTGGTGTACCATTTGTAGATTTGTGGCTCAGGGCATAATTTTATGCTTTCATGTCTCATAAAACTTGGCTATAGGCCTCAAGTATGTGGGTTGGTATCTATAGGAAGAAGCCCGCAGGCAATCGTCCAGCCATGCCCGCTTTTCTTTGCTTGAGCAGGAAAGTGCCCGTGGCTGTTATGCAGTAAATATCCTACAGGTGCATATTTACTGCACGTATTATACCCATTATACCTTAGAACCGGCTTCGTTTTATATACATACCGCAATTAAGGGACCAACGTTAATTGGGTTTAGTTCTGAAGTCTGAGATGTAACGATTACGTAGCATTCTTTTTGTGATTATCTGGGGAAAATCGGTactttaagtaaggaataacctGCTTTGGAGTGTttaattcttcttataccacagcatctTGTcaattctttattaaaaaaaagacaccgttcatttttgtccttttatggttacatttaatgttgtggaactacTGTCAAAGCCGTTGCTGTAGAAAACGagatctgaccaatcagaaccgcTGCGGTATAAAGAACATTATCATATTCCTTCTTCTAAGACTCGATAAGTCCACCAAAAGCACCGGAGTGAACTCCCTTCTCACGCACTATTCAGATAGGATTAGTTTGAACTTACGACATGGTTCAAGTGAGGTTGGGCAGAGCAGTTTCATACCAGAGTATCTAGCGCAGCTCGAATCGTTCTCGTCAGTAAAAGTTTATGAAGTGTGCAGTCCCACGCCTCAAAGATTACGGTGTCTTTTATGTGCCGTAAAAGGAGCTGTTAATTGACCCAAGGCAGTTCTCTGTGAAATGACATATGTCAGTAAGTCGTCTTGTGGTTTTTCGTAAATCAATGCACTTAGGGCTTTACCTGTGTGGACAAAATCCCTGCTATTAGTGTTGTtaataatcccccccccccccccaccaaaaaaaaacatgtttggcATTGCACAAGCTCTGCTTATACTGGCTTACTGTATGACtaataaatattgcattaaataaaaaagatccaGAAGCAGAAAAGTGGTATTATAGCTGCTAGTGACGTTTCGTGGATGTTTCATAAAGTTtcactataaacggataaaaaaagaaagtataacGCGTCGTTCTTTCATACACGAGGTTGTAATCGTTGGTAAAACGGCCGTGGCATAAgactgaataaaacactccggaGCGTGgcgttattggaaaatatataatcagCACACGTGGTCCAAACACGTGGTAGTGAATGCACCGTGTTCTTTGTAGCATGCGGTGTCTAGCGTTTTTAAGCCTCAACTTAAAAAGTCTGACAAATGCGTTTCAGTTTTACGTGGATGGCTTCCCGCTTGGACCGCAACCTCATCACCGTCCTCACCGGACAGGCAGTTGAGACCTTCGACAAGCAGTTCCGCGAACTCTACTTGACGTCCCGTTGGGTCAACCTCTCCAAAATCAGTCTGGCTGACCTGCCCGAGCCCGATCCGGTCCCTGTGCCTGTACCCGCCGCCGTCCCTTCAGCGGCTGTTGCCAGGAAACTCATCAACCCCAAATACGCCTTGGTGGAGACAGCAAGCCGGACTTCGTCAGACAAAGCCCCGAGTCCCAAGGATAGCTCGCATAATCCCTTACCTCGGCCGGTTAAGCGCCAACGTGAGGTAATTGAAGTGCCCAAACACCCGGGGCTCATAGGATTACCAAAGGCAGATCTCATGCAATACCTGCCCACATGGCCGGAACCAGACCCACCTAGTGATGTCATCGGCTTTATCAACATTCGGGACACGAGCAAGCCGCTGCAGCCGCACTTGATGCGCTCGCAGTGGTTTGAAACATCACAGGCCATTCGTTTCAAGGACCCTTTTACCGCTCCACCAGAAGAGCCACTGCCTGAAAAAGCCAGCCCACGTGTCAGAGCTGCAAACACCTCCAAGACAAACCCAGCAGACACCAACGCGGAACCGACGGATAAACCCGACGCCAAGGTTCCATCAGAGACCAAGTTGCCAACTGCGCCCCCAGACACTGTGAACCCTGGCAACTCCGTTTCGCCTCCTGAACCGACCCGGCCTCTTCAGGACACAGCACAGACACACGGACGTCCTCCTGGACCTCCTGTGCCAAAGCCGCGCACCCTACAGCTGGTGATGACTGCAGGCGACGGGCCCGATAACCTGCAAGTCAGCGTGATCAGGAGAAGCGAAACGAAACCTCATGAGACTGTCAGCTCGGAGGAGTACGGAGACGCACCCGAGCCGCCTGATTCGGCGTCTGCCAATCAGGACTCGGATCGCAAAAATAAAGACGACACGGACAGTAACAAGAGTCCTGAATTGGCCCGTTCGACACAAGACGAGGACTCGACAGCATCAGATGAGTACTACGAGTGTACCGACCCAGACCACAGCAGGCTCGCTAACGGCG
Coding sequences:
- the LOC128602048 gene encoding protein FAM83G, which encodes MALSQIQCLDDNHVNWRVSESKPEFFYSEDQRLALEVLISGGREAFDSYVKEGELRPFLSESELERLCRSVKDYRPGAEHPVPDMADSEERALSLQYWPDRSDVSIPDLDLGWPDCTSYRGVTRVNVYTQPPADGQTHIKEVVRKTIAQAQKLIGIVMDVFTDVDIFKDLLDAGFRRKVAVYIIIEQAFVQDFLQMCDRAGMHSGHLKYLRVRCNGGSEFHTRSAKKVQGLLNQKFMFVDGDRAVSGSYSFTWMASRLDRNLITVLTGQAVETFDKQFRELYLTSRWVNLSKISLADLPEPDPVPVPVPAAVPSAAVARKLINPKYALVETASRTSSDKAPSPKDSSHNPLPRPVKRQREVIEVPKHPGLIGLPKADLMQYLPTWPEPDPPSDVIGFINIRDTSKPLQPHLMRSQWFETSQAIRFKDPFTAPPEEPLPEKASPRVRAANTSKTNPADTNAEPTDKPDAKVPSETKLPTAPPDTVNPGNSVSPPEPTRPLQDTAQTHGRPPGPPVPKPRTLQLVMTAGDGPDNLQVSVIRRSETKPHETVSSEEYGDAPEPPDSASANQDSDRKNKDDTDSNKSPELARSTQDEDSTASDEYYECTDPDHSRLANGGPIGSGRLKEHGSVNIMARFSQSMLDLRPDKSADMDPADRNLLNVHSRYTGKVYQPIEISSMREAYNRAKVVIAKPGVYHRPPKSSARVIGGHRYWQGKLATTQPDAGRLSRSPCRRTPPGGLKTSQSPTQRLSHTHSPSPKRNDTQTPLGINISKLSSLRNLRGKVPGVTGDKKAAHGHKEC